One Tunturibacter gelidoferens genomic region harbors:
- a CDS encoding SDR family NAD(P)-dependent oxidoreductase, protein MGKLEGKVVVITGGSSGMALASAKLFVEEGAYVFITGRKQEQLDEAVKLIGRNVTGVRGDAANLDDLDRLFDTVKREKGKIDVLFASAGQGEAVPLGEITEQHFDAAFNVNARGTLFTVQKALPLLNDGASIIMTGSNASVKGFPGWGVYAASKAALRSFARTWLNELKGRKIRVNLLVPGAIATPMQEEVLTKESKAMFESLIPRGKMGQSEEVATVALFLASNDSSFVNGAELFVDGGMTAI, encoded by the coding sequence ATGGGAAAGCTTGAAGGAAAAGTTGTAGTCATCACGGGTGGATCGAGCGGTATGGCGCTAGCAAGCGCCAAGCTCTTCGTTGAAGAGGGGGCCTACGTTTTCATCACGGGTAGGAAGCAGGAGCAGCTCGATGAGGCCGTCAAATTGATTGGCCGGAACGTGACCGGCGTGCGCGGTGACGCGGCAAATCTCGACGATCTCGACCGTCTGTTCGATACGGTTAAGCGAGAAAAGGGCAAGATCGACGTCCTGTTCGCGAGCGCTGGCCAGGGCGAGGCCGTCCCACTGGGCGAGATTACCGAGCAGCACTTCGATGCGGCCTTCAACGTGAATGCGCGCGGAACGCTGTTTACAGTCCAGAAGGCGTTGCCGCTGTTGAACGATGGCGCATCGATCATCATGACCGGATCAAATGCTTCGGTGAAGGGTTTTCCTGGTTGGGGCGTGTATGCGGCGAGCAAGGCAGCATTGCGCTCCTTCGCACGCACGTGGCTCAACGAACTGAAGGGCCGGAAAATCCGGGTGAACCTGCTGGTCCCGGGGGCGATCGCGACACCGATGCAGGAAGAAGTTCTCACCAAGGAGTCGAAGGCGATGTTCGAATCCCTGATCCCGCGGGGAAAGATGGGTCAATCTGAGGAAGTCGCGACGGTCGCGCTGTTTCTTGCTTCAAACGACTCGAGCTTCGTGAACGGGGCGGAGTTGTTCGTCGACGGCGGCATGACGGCCATCTAA
- a CDS encoding NADPH-dependent F420 reductase: MSYAIVGFGKIGQALAHAFARKNIDVTVASRRPPEALAPQARAIGSTVVAKSLRDALEADTIILAVPFGEHREIAKALPSWKGKTVIDTMNSFPVPPEELDGLPSSAFVAKSFTGAKLVKGFNHLVAATLATDPIVEGGHRVVFLSSDDEDAIAPVADLAKKLGFAPVKLGKFNEGGALVHARGQTWGRLIFQDLFKKEQ, encoded by the coding sequence ATGAGCTATGCAATTGTAGGATTCGGAAAGATAGGTCAGGCCCTCGCCCACGCCTTCGCCCGTAAAAACATCGACGTGACCGTTGCGAGTCGCCGGCCGCCCGAGGCGTTGGCACCGCAGGCTCGGGCAATTGGATCCACGGTCGTCGCCAAGTCGCTGCGGGATGCACTCGAGGCTGACACAATCATCTTGGCGGTTCCGTTCGGGGAACATCGCGAGATTGCGAAGGCCCTGCCGAGTTGGAAAGGCAAGACGGTCATCGACACGATGAACTCGTTTCCAGTCCCACCTGAGGAGCTGGACGGTCTTCCGTCCTCCGCATTCGTTGCGAAGTCGTTCACCGGCGCTAAGTTGGTGAAAGGTTTTAACCACTTGGTTGCGGCCACACTGGCTACTGACCCGATCGTCGAGGGCGGCCACCGGGTCGTCTTTCTGTCGAGCGATGACGAGGACGCTATCGCTCCCGTGGCGGATTTGGCCAAAAAACTTGGGTTCGCACCCGTCAAGCTGGGAAAGTTCAACGAGGGTGGCGCGCTGGTGCACGCACGCGGCCAAACTTGGGGTCGGCTCATCTTCCAGGATTTATTCAAAAAGGAGCAGTAA
- a CDS encoding AraC family transcriptional regulator, whose protein sequence is MDPITDIFRTMHVTAFGLHRLEATAPWGVKQENQTEEKVTPSDKKMSPTDLAHFAMLSRGNCWLSVEGIPDPIPLTGGDCFLVAKGTSIVLRDSPRTRPRWSFREIGAKANSNVAHCGGGGAPTTIVCGSFSFDRASLKPITQLLPSFILIKADQKSTLALHNAMQALASEMAEQAPGSEVVASRLAEVLFIQVLRTHIASGPERNKGWLRAVFDPQMGTALSAIHDRVNSPWTVESLAEAAGMSRSAFAARFKELLGQTPLEYVTEWRMQKAMQLLQQRDKKLIDVARLVGYESDAAFSKAFKRVVGANPGEYLKRGFEGHSNAGTAEDF, encoded by the coding sequence TTGGATCCGATAACAGATATCTTCAGAACGATGCACGTAACCGCCTTCGGTCTGCACAGGCTCGAAGCCACAGCCCCGTGGGGCGTAAAACAGGAAAATCAGACCGAAGAAAAAGTCACGCCTTCCGACAAAAAGATGTCACCCACAGATTTGGCGCACTTCGCGATGCTTTCGCGCGGCAACTGCTGGCTGAGTGTGGAAGGGATTCCGGACCCGATTCCGCTCACCGGTGGTGATTGCTTTTTGGTGGCTAAGGGGACTTCGATTGTTCTGCGCGACAGCCCGCGAACACGTCCGAGGTGGAGTTTCCGCGAGATTGGGGCCAAGGCCAACAGCAATGTCGCTCATTGTGGAGGAGGTGGCGCACCGACGACAATCGTCTGTGGGTCCTTCAGTTTCGATCGCGCCAGCCTGAAGCCGATCACTCAGTTATTGCCGAGCTTCATTCTGATTAAGGCCGATCAGAAAAGCACGCTTGCTCTTCACAACGCAATGCAGGCGCTGGCATCAGAAATGGCAGAACAGGCGCCTGGCTCTGAAGTAGTCGCGAGTCGGCTGGCCGAGGTTCTGTTTATCCAGGTACTCCGGACGCATATCGCGTCGGGACCGGAACGCAACAAAGGATGGCTTCGTGCTGTTTTCGATCCTCAAATGGGCACTGCCCTGAGTGCCATTCACGACAGAGTGAATTCGCCCTGGACGGTCGAATCCCTGGCCGAAGCGGCGGGCATGTCTCGCTCCGCATTCGCAGCGCGTTTTAAAGAGTTACTCGGACAAACACCACTGGAATATGTAACCGAGTGGCGGATGCAGAAGGCGATGCAGTTACTCCAACAGCGTGACAAAAAGCTCATAGACGTCGCTCGGTTGGTCGGTTACGAGTCCGACGCTGCGTTCAGTAAGGCATTCAAGCGAGTTGTCGGGGCCAACCCTGGTGAATACCTCAAGCGTGGTTTTGAAGGCCACAGTAATGCCGGAACGGCGGAAGATTTTTGA
- a CDS encoding NmrA family NAD(P)-binding protein: protein MYLVMGITGKVGGATARHLLKQGKEVRALVRDRERAAKWADQGVELVEGDWNDSTAIAAALKGVEGAFVMLPAVWAPSPDYREAKGVIANYVEALTKAVPPRVVALSSMGANRTSGVGNVTALSLLEQGFRSLPSPVAFVRAGGFFENFLFGLQAAQGGTLPVFYNPTNRKSTMVASDDIGAEVATLLTGPAWSGPRVIELGSMVSADEVAGQLGEVLTLDVKAFAVPRAGWAEAFEQFGIPKGHTGPAEEMYESVNAGWMDLGVTGTEHIAGTTSARDVFAAAQNAVKA, encoded by the coding sequence ATGTATTTAGTCATGGGCATTACTGGAAAAGTTGGGGGCGCCACCGCGCGGCATCTGCTGAAGCAAGGCAAAGAGGTGCGGGCGCTTGTGCGCGATCGCGAGAGGGCGGCGAAGTGGGCAGACCAAGGTGTGGAGTTGGTCGAGGGAGACTGGAACGATTCGACGGCCATAGCGGCGGCGCTCAAAGGTGTTGAGGGCGCGTTTGTTATGTTGCCGGCTGTATGGGCACCCTCTCCTGATTATAGAGAAGCAAAGGGCGTGATTGCGAACTATGTCGAGGCGCTGACCAAGGCAGTGCCCCCGCGGGTGGTAGCGCTCTCGTCGATGGGCGCGAATAGAACAAGCGGGGTGGGGAATGTCACGGCCTTATCACTCTTGGAGCAAGGTTTTCGCAGCTTGCCATCTCCAGTTGCATTTGTGCGCGCAGGCGGCTTTTTCGAAAACTTTCTTTTCGGCTTACAGGCCGCCCAAGGCGGAACACTACCGGTCTTCTACAATCCTACAAACCGGAAATCGACAATGGTCGCGTCAGACGACATCGGCGCGGAAGTGGCAACGCTTCTGACCGGGCCGGCGTGGTCAGGGCCTCGCGTCATCGAGTTGGGTTCGATGGTAAGCGCGGACGAAGTGGCCGGACAATTGGGTGAAGTCCTGACACTCGACGTAAAAGCCTTTGCAGTCCCGCGTGCAGGGTGGGCGGAAGCGTTCGAACAGTTCGGCATACCGAAGGGCCACACTGGGCCTGCCGAAGAAATGTATGAGAGCGTTAACGCCGGATGGATGGACCTCGGAGTCACGGGTACGGAGCACATAGCGGGTACGACGTCCGCACGCGATGTATTTGCGGCTGCACAGAACGCCGTCAAGGCGTAA
- a CDS encoding DoxX family protein — protein sequence MKAEQTIDKSVQAGRATQIAAMVTTGLVAFMWVYFGRLYLIHDPGEWRIANQQLGYPLYIIPLIGVTHILGGVGLLIPNVPRLTEWVYAGFAITLLLAFYSQLNGGGSTWDKFDPILVMAFVFASYVLRRCMRANRWSI from the coding sequence ATGAAAGCTGAACAAACAATAGATAAATCCGTGCAGGCAGGTCGAGCAACTCAAATAGCCGCGATGGTAACAACCGGCCTTGTCGCCTTCATGTGGGTGTACTTCGGAAGGCTATATTTAATTCACGATCCTGGCGAATGGAGGATCGCCAATCAGCAGCTCGGATACCCGCTCTATATCATCCCTCTGATTGGCGTAACCCACATCCTTGGTGGAGTGGGCCTTCTGATTCCCAATGTACCTCGATTGACTGAGTGGGTTTATGCTGGTTTCGCGATCACTCTTTTACTCGCGTTCTATTCACAACTGAATGGCGGTGGCAGTACTTGGGATAAATTTGATCCGATTCTCGTCATGGCGTTCGTCTTCGCTTCGTATGTGTTGAGGCGCTGCATGCGCGCAAACAGGTGGTCGATTTGA
- a CDS encoding cupin domain-containing protein produces MPEIQIQYPPLPPDDLNRTLASTNPDHEGKLPHIGLVGDTYTITVDGVDTKGQFCVVDMHIPPGGGPGPHRHDFEEIFIVLNGEIEATFRGEKSVVRGGETITFLPMLRISSTTRLQTQPV; encoded by the coding sequence ATGCCCGAAATACAAATACAATACCCGCCCCTTCCGCCCGACGATCTCAATCGCACTTTGGCATCCACGAATCCCGATCATGAAGGAAAACTGCCCCACATTGGTCTCGTCGGAGATACCTACACCATCACCGTCGATGGAGTCGACACAAAAGGCCAGTTCTGCGTGGTCGATATGCACATCCCACCCGGCGGTGGACCTGGGCCACATCGCCATGACTTTGAAGAGATATTCATCGTGCTGAATGGAGAGATCGAAGCAACATTTCGCGGAGAGAAATCCGTCGTCCGCGGGGGTGAAACAATCACATTCCTGCCAATGCTCCGCATCAGTTCCACAACGCGTCTGCAAACCCAGCCCGTCTGA
- a CDS encoding IS110 family transposase: MKKPAQHLIAEVPRRQAKVEMTIGIDLGDVWSHYCTLNQDGEVVDRGRFRTTPKAIENWFIDVPPARVAMEAGTHSIWISAQLQELGHEVIVANVRELRAISHSDRKSDQVDAEKLARYARLDPNILRPIAHRTVAQQEALTLIRARALLVRLRTAAVNAVRGLTKSCGYRMPASATTCFAQRSLAVMPPGLAQALGPVLRQIAEMTVKIKQYDRQIQQLGQTEYPETQALLKVHGVGHLTALTFVLTLGSKERFGRSRDVGCYLGLRPRRSQSGDHDPQLGITHAGNAYLRSLLIECSNHILRPHGRDSALRQWGLHLAARGGKQAKSKAVVAVARKLAVLLHRLWTTQEPYMPFYEQTA; the protein is encoded by the coding sequence ATGAAGAAGCCAGCGCAGCACCTCATCGCTGAAGTTCCACGCAGGCAAGCCAAGGTTGAGATGACGATCGGCATCGACCTTGGCGATGTCTGGAGCCATTACTGCACCCTCAACCAGGACGGAGAAGTAGTTGATCGGGGACGCTTCCGAACCACCCCGAAGGCAATCGAGAACTGGTTCATTGATGTGCCTCCCGCGCGGGTTGCGATGGAGGCTGGAACGCACTCGATCTGGATCAGCGCACAGCTGCAGGAACTAGGCCACGAAGTCATCGTGGCGAACGTCCGTGAGCTGCGGGCTATCTCGCACAGTGATCGGAAGAGCGATCAAGTCGATGCTGAGAAGCTGGCGCGTTATGCCCGGCTTGATCCGAACATACTGCGGCCGATCGCCCACCGCACCGTCGCGCAGCAGGAGGCCCTCACCCTGATCCGTGCGCGAGCACTGCTGGTGCGACTGCGCACGGCTGCGGTGAACGCCGTTCGTGGTCTAACGAAATCCTGCGGTTACCGTATGCCCGCGTCCGCTACAACGTGCTTCGCTCAGCGCAGCCTGGCCGTTATGCCGCCTGGACTGGCACAGGCGCTCGGTCCAGTGCTCCGGCAGATCGCGGAGATGACAGTCAAGATCAAGCAGTACGATCGGCAGATCCAGCAGCTGGGCCAGACCGAGTATCCCGAGACACAGGCCCTGCTGAAGGTTCACGGCGTCGGCCACCTCACCGCCTTGACCTTCGTGCTGACCCTCGGCAGCAAGGAACGGTTCGGACGAAGTCGCGATGTCGGCTGTTACCTCGGCCTGCGGCCGCGCCGCAGTCAGTCCGGAGATCATGATCCTCAGCTCGGCATCACCCATGCCGGCAACGCCTATCTTCGAAGTCTGCTGATCGAGTGCTCCAACCACATCCTCCGACCGCATGGGAGGGACTCAGCGCTTCGACAGTGGGGACTCCATCTGGCTGCAAGAGGAGGCAAGCAGGCCAAGAGCAAGGCCGTCGTTGCAGTTGCTCGCAAGCTGGCCGTGCTGCTCCATCGCCTCTGGACCACGCAAGAACCGTATATGCCGTTCTACGAGCAAACGGCCTAA
- a CDS encoding alpha/beta fold hydrolase — MTTTRQQIAGFRSESATVNGVSLHYWVGGDPNGPPVLLWHGFLGTAYSWHKLMPLLADAGYSVLVPDMRGYGDSDKPAGDAGYDGAALAEEFRSLVGQIGFGVGRPLTLLAHDMGAPPALLWAAKYPDEIAVLLYIEAPVMLQSILEKIITFTPGAMVKGSMWWWVLPLAPGVPEALLVGKEREFLNWFYLGDAVVKHEAIPPETVDEYLRTFAGVEGVLGALGVYRTVFTTMTQTLPLTRNKVQLPVVAIGGEKGLGARVGQSVAMVAANLKSVVLPDCGHFVPEERPEAVLEQLDRVNIQRKL, encoded by the coding sequence ATGACGACTACGAGACAACAAATTGCGGGCTTTCGGAGTGAATCGGCCACCGTGAATGGCGTTAGTCTTCACTACTGGGTCGGCGGCGATCCGAACGGTCCACCTGTGCTGCTTTGGCATGGGTTTCTTGGAACTGCGTATTCGTGGCACAAGTTGATGCCGCTGCTCGCAGATGCAGGGTACTCGGTTCTCGTCCCAGACATGCGCGGATATGGAGACTCCGATAAGCCCGCAGGAGATGCCGGTTACGACGGCGCGGCCCTCGCTGAAGAGTTCCGGTCGCTTGTAGGACAAATAGGGTTTGGTGTAGGGCGTCCGCTAACGCTTCTTGCGCACGATATGGGAGCACCGCCCGCGCTCCTCTGGGCCGCAAAGTACCCAGACGAGATCGCGGTGCTTCTCTACATCGAAGCGCCGGTGATGCTGCAGTCCATCCTTGAAAAGATCATCACCTTCACGCCTGGAGCAATGGTAAAAGGCAGCATGTGGTGGTGGGTTCTTCCTCTCGCACCAGGTGTTCCTGAAGCTCTCCTCGTCGGTAAAGAGAGAGAGTTCCTTAACTGGTTCTATCTCGGAGATGCTGTCGTAAAACATGAAGCGATCCCGCCTGAGACAGTGGATGAATATCTGCGTACTTTCGCTGGCGTTGAAGGCGTGCTGGGAGCGCTTGGCGTCTACCGCACGGTCTTTACGACCATGACGCAGACGTTGCCGCTCACACGAAACAAGGTCCAGCTGCCCGTCGTCGCCATTGGCGGAGAAAAAGGATTGGGAGCGCGCGTTGGCCAGTCTGTGGCGATGGTGGCGGCCAATCTCAAAAGCGTTGTTCTGCCAGACTGTGGCCACTTCGTTCCAGAAGAGCGTCCCGAAGCTGTCCTGGAGCAGCTTGACCGGGTCAACATTCAAAGGAAGCTGTGA
- a CDS encoding MFS transporter, translating to MATSIDTRQTDFSEMDNAGISKEHWKIMLISGMGFFTDAYDLFVIGVVMALLKPMWHVGKVEEGLVESTALLAAAIGALLFGRVADMVGRKRIYGVEVLVLAAGAIACAFSPNIWWLIGFRFILGIGIGGDYPVSATIMSEYAGKAHRGMLVTLVFAMQAAGLIVGPLLAAVLLSTHLSHDIIWRILVSFGALPALAVYGARRHLKESPRFLKAAGHEEDDSGNLRKAKHFDKKTHSISFWDGFTRLVDSKMILIRLIGASAAWFLMDFAYYGNTVSSPLVLSALSSDHSVLQKTLTQLCIFTVFAAPGYAIAALTMDKLGRKTIQGLGFGMMALSFGLLALIPNVEKLMYPFLIIYGFSYFFTEFGPNATTFVYPSEIFPVKVRTTGHGIAAAMGKIGGFFGVFTFPFFMHWHGLPAAEGAAAIVSVLGLIVTIFLLPETKGKSLEELSEEPATPLERAAA from the coding sequence ATGGCAACGTCGATCGACACCAGGCAGACCGACTTCTCCGAGATGGATAATGCGGGGATTTCTAAAGAGCACTGGAAGATCATGCTGATCTCGGGCATGGGTTTCTTCACCGACGCCTACGATCTCTTCGTCATCGGCGTTGTGATGGCGCTCCTAAAACCCATGTGGCATGTGGGAAAAGTGGAAGAGGGCCTGGTCGAGTCAACCGCTTTGCTTGCCGCAGCTATTGGCGCGCTCCTCTTTGGTCGAGTCGCGGACATGGTCGGCCGCAAGCGGATCTACGGCGTCGAAGTCCTGGTTCTCGCCGCAGGCGCAATCGCCTGCGCCTTCTCTCCCAATATCTGGTGGCTTATCGGATTTCGTTTCATTCTCGGCATTGGAATTGGCGGTGACTATCCAGTTTCCGCCACCATCATGAGCGAGTACGCCGGCAAGGCACACCGCGGGATGCTCGTCACCCTGGTCTTCGCGATGCAGGCTGCCGGACTCATCGTCGGTCCTCTTCTCGCTGCTGTTCTACTCTCGACTCATCTCTCGCATGACATCATCTGGCGCATTCTGGTCTCTTTTGGTGCATTGCCCGCCCTCGCCGTCTATGGTGCACGTCGCCACCTGAAAGAGTCACCGCGTTTTCTCAAAGCTGCAGGCCATGAAGAGGACGACTCCGGTAACCTCAGGAAGGCAAAACATTTTGATAAAAAGACGCACTCGATCTCCTTTTGGGACGGCTTTACCCGTCTCGTCGACAGCAAGATGATTCTGATCCGTCTTATCGGTGCAAGTGCCGCATGGTTTCTGATGGACTTTGCCTACTACGGCAATACCGTCTCCAGCCCGCTCGTGCTTTCGGCCCTAAGCAGCGACCACTCGGTCCTGCAGAAGACACTGACCCAACTTTGCATCTTCACTGTGTTCGCGGCGCCCGGCTATGCGATCGCGGCGCTGACGATGGATAAGCTTGGCCGCAAGACGATACAGGGTCTCGGCTTCGGCATGATGGCGCTGAGCTTTGGTCTGCTCGCCCTCATTCCCAATGTCGAGAAGCTGATGTACCCATTCCTAATTATTTACGGCTTCAGTTACTTCTTTACCGAGTTTGGCCCGAATGCCACCACCTTCGTTTACCCTTCGGAGATCTTTCCAGTCAAGGTTCGAACTACTGGTCATGGTATCGCTGCTGCCATGGGCAAGATCGGTGGCTTCTTCGGCGTCTTCACTTTCCCGTTCTTTATGCACTGGCACGGCTTGCCTGCCGCAGAGGGTGCGGCCGCTATCGTCAGCGTCCTGGGTCTGATCGTCACAATCTTCCTCCTGCCCGAAACCAAGGGTAAGAGCCTCGAAGAGCTCTCGGAAGAGCCAGCGACTCCGCTGGAAAGGGCGGCTGCCTGA
- a CDS encoding SDR family oxidoreductase — protein sequence MKVLVTGATGNVGSVVVRELLKRGAEVRALIRKPDAAHKLPASVEVAIGDLLDPVSLEAAMKGVDKLFLLNAIVADELTQALIAYGIAKRIGLKHVTYLSVFKVQEFRDVPHFASKLAVESALREFGVPYTILRPGYYMQNDIGLKDALTGPGLYPMPLGTAGIAAADMRDIAEAAAISLTEEGHEEQTYDIVAPSLISGPGNAALWSKLLGKEIKYTGHDFDQSERTCAHECRVGVLTISA from the coding sequence ATGAAAGTTTTGGTTACTGGAGCAACGGGAAATGTAGGTTCTGTGGTGGTCCGGGAACTCTTAAAGCGCGGCGCTGAAGTCCGTGCGTTGATTCGTAAACCCGACGCCGCTCATAAGCTGCCAGCGAGCGTTGAGGTTGCCATCGGCGATTTGCTTGATCCCGTTTCACTAGAAGCAGCGATGAAAGGAGTCGACAAGCTCTTTCTGTTGAATGCCATCGTTGCGGATGAGTTGACGCAGGCGCTGATCGCATACGGCATCGCCAAACGGATCGGTTTGAAGCATGTGACCTACCTGTCTGTCTTCAAGGTGCAGGAGTTCCGCGACGTGCCTCATTTCGCCTCTAAGCTTGCCGTCGAGAGCGCATTGCGTGAGTTCGGTGTGCCGTACACCATTCTGCGTCCCGGTTACTACATGCAGAACGATATCGGCTTGAAGGATGCTCTCACTGGACCCGGCCTCTACCCAATGCCTCTAGGCACCGCCGGGATCGCCGCAGCAGACATGAGGGACATTGCGGAGGCGGCTGCGATCTCGCTCACAGAAGAGGGTCATGAAGAACAGACCTACGACATCGTGGCTCCCTCGCTTATCAGTGGCCCGGGAAACGCGGCACTATGGAGCAAACTGCTTGGCAAAGAGATCAAGTACACGGGGCACGATTTCGACCAGTCGGAAAGGACATGCGCGCACGAATGCCGAGTTGGAGTGCTTACGATCTCCGCATGA
- a CDS encoding nuclear transport factor 2 family protein — protein sequence MSIEKNVHIAKNFLAALGRRDKQGLLALSAEDIEWIVPGEDWPLAGTHRGHAGLENLLQKANETVETSYPEPPEFIAQGDRVLVVGFATGRIKATNRKFEDHWVFAISVRNGKLTNIREYIDTQALARASEMA from the coding sequence ATGAGCATCGAAAAGAATGTCCATATTGCGAAGAATTTTCTTGCGGCACTCGGCCGCCGCGATAAGCAAGGTCTGCTGGCGTTGTCTGCCGAAGATATTGAGTGGATCGTTCCGGGCGAGGACTGGCCGCTGGCCGGCACGCACCGCGGGCACGCGGGATTGGAGAATTTACTTCAGAAGGCTAACGAAACGGTGGAAACTTCGTACCCAGAGCCCCCCGAGTTCATAGCGCAGGGAGACCGGGTTCTAGTCGTCGGCTTCGCTACGGGGAGAATCAAGGCCACGAATAGGAAGTTCGAGGATCATTGGGTCTTCGCCATTAGCGTTCGAAATGGCAAATTGACGAACATCCGGGAGTATATCGACACGCAAGCACTGGCGCGGGCCTCCGAGATGGCGTGA
- a CDS encoding LysR substrate-binding domain-containing protein has product MTDAGREYLLACRRALRTLTDGEEFLEARRSDPSGTIKIACPLTMAREILAPLLRDFITRFPSLKMEIEPYSFGWDQEPREDVDVFFKLKAPKDSVRRVRSYPGTARGLFASPAYVNAFGSPADPDELAAHRCAGSGVWKLSRGSKEVTPNIAFHVVTSDPGINLPFALDGLSTRGRWGLKLASAWNILGLLALLNVVTRAILTTPGPLNLIHAEVPDRMIGMFPFLLIPGFFVPLAVVLHVLAIRSIHGSLAKSQISN; this is encoded by the coding sequence TTGACAGACGCGGGCAGGGAGTATCTTCTCGCCTGTAGACGTGCGTTACGTACGCTTACAGATGGGGAGGAGTTCCTGGAGGCCCGCCGCTCTGACCCCAGCGGCACTATCAAGATCGCGTGCCCGCTGACTATGGCTCGCGAGATACTCGCACCGCTGCTTAGGGATTTCATCACTCGCTTTCCGTCTCTGAAAATGGAAATTGAGCCGTACTCCTTCGGCTGGGATCAGGAGCCCCGTGAAGATGTGGACGTGTTCTTCAAACTCAAAGCGCCGAAGGACTCGGTACGACGGGTCCGGTCCTACCCTGGGACTGCACGGGGGCTCTTCGCGAGTCCGGCATACGTGAACGCATTTGGCAGTCCGGCTGATCCCGACGAACTCGCCGCCCATCGGTGTGCGGGCTCCGGAGTGTGGAAGCTGTCCCGCGGATCTAAAGAGGTCACTCCAAACATTGCGTTTCACGTCGTGACGAGTGATCCCGGCATCAATCTACCCTTTGCTCTGGATGGGTTGTCCACACGCGGACGATGGGGATTAAAACTTGCAAGCGCTTGGAATATCCTGGGCCTTCTCGCTCTGCTAAACGTTGTCACTCGGGCCATACTCACTACTCCCGGGCCACTCAATCTGATCCACGCAGAAGTTCCCGATCGGATGATCGGCATGTTTCCGTTTCTGCTCATTCCAGGATTCTTCGTGCCGTTGGCGGTCGTGTTGCATGTACTCGCAATTCGATCCATTCACGGGTCGCTCGCTAAGAGCCAAATATCGAACTAA
- a CDS encoding SDR family NAD(P)-dependent oxidoreductase — translation MGKLEGKVAVITGGSSGLALESAKRFVEEGAYVFITGRRQEALDEAVKLIGRNVTGVRGDASNLDDLDRLFDTVKREKGKIDVLFASAGKGEAAKLGEITEQHFDAGFDLIVRGTLFTVQKALPLFNDGGSIIMIGSVASVKGFPGFGVYAASKAALRSFARTWLNELKGRKIRVNVLSPGQVDTPDSQRLDKATREMFESLIPRGKMGRPEEIAAAALFLASDDSSYVNGVDLAVDGGFSAI, via the coding sequence ATGGGAAAGCTTGAAGGAAAAGTTGCAGTCATCACGGGTGGATCGAGCGGCTTGGCGCTGGAGAGCGCCAAGCGCTTCGTTGAAGAAGGCGCCTACGTTTTCATCACGGGCCGGAGGCAGGAGGCGCTCGACGAGGCCGTCAAGCTGATTGGCCGGAACGTGACCGGCGTGCGCGGCGACGCGTCCAATCTCGATGACCTCGACCGTCTGTTCGACACAGTCAAGCGGGAAAAGGGCAAGATCGACGTCCTGTTTGCGAGCGCGGGCAAGGGTGAAGCCGCCAAACTGGGCGAGATTACCGAGCAGCACTTCGATGCGGGCTTCGACCTGATCGTGCGCGGAACGCTGTTTACGGTTCAGAAGGCGTTGCCGCTGTTCAACGATGGCGGATCGATCATCATGATCGGGTCAGTTGCTTCGGTGAAAGGTTTTCCTGGTTTCGGCGTGTATGCGGCGAGCAAGGCGGCATTGCGCTCATTCGCACGCACGTGGCTCAACGAACTGAAGGGCAGGAAGATCCGGGTGAACGTGCTGAGCCCGGGGCAGGTCGACACACCGGATTCCCAGCGACTCGACAAGGCGACGAGGGAGATGTTCGAATCCCTGATCCCGCGGGGAAAGATGGGTCGCCCTGAGGAAATTGCGGCGGCCGCGCTGTTTCTTGCTTCAGACGATTCGAGCTACGTGAATGGAGTGGATTTGGCTGTCGACGGCGGCTTCTCGGCTATCTGA